DNA sequence from the Selenomonas timonae genome:
CTTGCAGTGCGAGCATCGTCCCTGCACAGGACATCGCGAGGCACATGGCGACAAAGTAGCTGCGCCGCGTACCGAAGATGCCCCAGAGCGGCGCGGACATCGCACCTGCAATGCCGCCGAGCGAGAACACAACACCCGCGACGAGCACGATGTTCTCCATGTCTCCCGCGAGGTATTTGATGTAGGTCGTGATGACAGGCATTAGAATGAATGTCACCATCTGCGCGAGCGTACTCACGATCATCATTGTGCGCAGGATGGGGATGCGCCAGAGATGCCATGGATTCTGCTCCTCTCTCGTGAGTGGCGTGGCATCCTGCGGCATCGGCGGTTCCTTGATGATGAAGGTGAACGCGAGGAAGTTGATGAAGAGCGCAAGTCCTCCGATGTAGAAGCTTGCGCGCATGCCGAACGCCTCCGCGAGCACGCCGCCGAGCAGAGGTCCGACGACACCGCCCGCCGTTAGCGTTCCCTGCATGATGCCGAGTGAGAAGCCGAGCCGTTCGCGCGGCGCATAGAGCGTCATGATTGCAAGATCCATCGGCCAGAGCCCTGAGGCAAATCCCTGAAAGATGCGTACCAATACGAGCTGCTCGGGCGAGGTGACGATGCCGCCGAGGAAGTAACTGAGCGAGATGAGGAGGCTCGCACGCATTGCCATGAGGCGTTTCCCCTTGCGGTCGGCAATGCGCCCCCAGATCGGCGCCATGACCGCCGAGACGAAGAAGGTCACGGAGAATGCCACGCCCGACCAGAGATTCACCGTCGCATCGTCAACGCCGAGCTCGCTCGTCAGATACATCGGCAGGAACGGAATAATCATCGTATAGCTCGCGGACATGAAGAGCACATTGCATGTCAGCAGCACGAGGACGACTTTCCAATTCATGAGCAGATTCTCCTTTCCCTAATTCCCCTCTTGTATTCTACCACGTTTTGAGGAAAATAAAACAGGAAAACGATAGGACAAAATACCTAGACGTTGATTTTCTGAAAATCTTGTGCTATAGTAATACAAACACGAAACATTTCATGCAGAAAACGCGCGTCAGCTGAGCCGCGCCACAAAATACCGCTACACCGTCTGCCGTGCGTCATTTGCGGCAGATTTTTTCGAAAGTAAGGATTGCTCATGAAACACATCGTCGTAGACCTTGAGATGAACCCTGTCTCGAAGGAGCACAGGGAAGTACGCCGAAAACTCAACGGGGAGATCATCGAGATCGGTGCCGTCCGCCTGAATGAGAACTTCGAGCAGGAGGACGAATTCCAGTGCTATGTCTGCCCCGAGTACGGGATGGTGAAGAAACACATCACGGAGCTCACAGGCATCACGCAGGAGCAGGTCGCAGGACGCCCCGCATTCTCTGAGAGCTTTCACTCCTTCGTCGCATGGATCGGCGAGGCGGAGACGAAGATCTACTCGTGGAGCATGTCCGACATCAAGCAGCTGCGCAAGGAATGCCGCCTGAAGCTGCCCGCATTCGATGTAGGCTGGCTCGATGCGCGCTGGGTTGACCTGCAACAGGCCTTCGACGACCGCCTAGGGCTGCACAACAGCCTTGCGTTGAAGCATGCACTCGGCGCGATGGGGCGCAGATTCGAGGGCAGTCAGCACTCCGCGCTCGCGGACGCGGTGAATACAAGCGCTGTCCTCGCACTCATGCAGGACGATGCGAAATTCCGCGAGACCATGCGCCCCGTCCTAGAGATTCTCGAACCAAGCGAAGGGCTCTCCGACGCGATCGGCGATCTCTTCCCCGATCTGGAAAAATTGAAGAATAATCTTTGATCTATGAAATGATGCCGTACGCAATCTTGCGTACGGTGTTTTTATGTGTCTGGAACGTAAATCAATGGAAAGGAAGATTAAAAGAATGATGGACGAGAGATCTGAAAAGTGCTATAATTTTAATCAAAGTTAAAAGATGAGCAGATTTTATGATGCTTGCATAATAAGACTAAGGAAAGGTTGGTCGAGAGATGAACATGGAAGCTCAGACGAAAAGAATCGCCGCAGCACTGCTGGCGGGGGGGTTCTGTCTCTATGCTGCGAGCGCAGATGCCGCCGTACAGGAGGAGCGGAATGCGCGCGGCGAGATTGCGCGCTCCGAGGCGGATGTGCGTCACAGCGCCGAGCAGAATGCGCCGCAGATGGATCTGCAGCGCGATCACGTCCGCGTCAGTGAGATAGCGGTCACGGGGACGCTCAACCTCACGCCCGAGCGCGTGCTTTCTCTCCTGCCCGAACTCAAGCAGGATGAGGTGAACATCCGCAAACTCTCCATGCAGATCCAGACCGTGAACGATACGGGTGCACTCATCTTCGTGACGGAGTTCACGCCGGACGGCGCGGGCGGCTATCGCGTGCTTGTGCATGCGGACGCACAGGACAACGACCATTTCCGACTGAATGTCAGCAATACGGGGACGAAGTACACGGGACAGGTGCGCTCCTCGCTCACCTATGTCAACAATAATATTTCGGGCGCAGCGGACACTCTCGGTGTCTCCGTTGTCACCTCGCCGGGGCATTTCTCCGATGTCAAGACGGGTGCTGTCGCCTATCGGAAGCTCCTACCCGAGCTTGGCGGCGAACTCTCTGTACAGGCGAGTTACGGCAACGTCCACATCGACGATCTGCAGCCGTATGCGGGGCTGCTCGACATGGATCTCGCGGGCAGGAGTCTGGGGCTTGACCTGCACTATCGTCAGTTCCTCACCTACACGTCACGCACGAAGAACACTCTTGACTTCGGCATCGGCTATCACAAGATGCGCAGCGATTACGGCTTTAGCTTTAGTGGGATACCAATCGGATACCGCAACGACTATCGCGTCATCCTTGCCTCCATTGATTATAGCCATACGGAGCGCAGGGAAAACTCCTCGTTTGGTTACAATGTTGGACTCGCGGCGAATGTCAGCGGCGACGAGCAGGCGTATGCGAATATCACGCCGGGCAGCGATGAGCAGTTCCTTCTCCTGCGCGCAGGGCTCAACTATCAGACGCGCAGTAAGAGTGACTGGATTACGGGTGTCAGCCTACAAGGGCAGTATACGGGGCAGCACATCATCTCCGCCGAACAGATCGGCGCGGGCGGCGCGATGAGCGTGCGCGGCTTTGATGAGCGTGCGATGAGCTCGGACAAGGGCATTGTCGGCAAGATCGAGATCTATACGCCTGAAGTCGAAAAGGGACTGCGCTTCGTTGCCTTTACGGACTATGCATGGCTCTGGAACAATGTGAATGACCGCAGCGTCGGCTTCGATCATGACGCCATCGGCTCGATCGGTCTTGGTGTCCGCTATACGAACCCGCGCAGCAGGCTGTCCCTCGCGGTGGACTACGCGCATATCATCAAGCAGGCGAACAAGGTTGACCTCAGTGTTCTGCGTCAGAACCGCCGTCCGTGGAACTTCTCAGCAAGTATGAGCTTCTAAATAGGGGAGAAAGGAAGGATTCGCATGAATAAGAGATGGAAGAATCTGCGCAGGAGTACACTCACGGCACTCATCACGCTTGCACTCAGCAGTTCGGCATTTGCAATGCCGACGGGCGGCGTTATCGAGCAGGGGAATGTTGGCGTTGACATCGGCAATCTTGCAGTGGTCGGAGACGGCGCGACGATCACCACACAGACGAACAGCATCATCAACTGGCAGGATTTCAGCATCGGCGCAGGGCAGAGTCTGAACTTCAACACGGCGGCAGGGGCACTGCTCAACCGCGTGACGAGCGACAAGGTGTCGGAACTCCTCGGCACCATGACGCAGACGGGTGTGAACCCGCTCTTTGTCGTCAATCCGAACGGCATCCATGTCGGTGGCAGTGCAAACATTGATGCGGCGAACCTGACGCTGTCGACCCTTGAGATGAGCTCTGGCGACTTCCTGAATGCGGCGCGTAAGAGTAACTATAATCTGGTGCAGGGAAGTAAGGGGGTCAAGGAAGTAACGGTTGACAACGGGGCGCGGCTCGGCGTTGGAAACACGATGAACATCTACGGCAGCAAGGTTGTCGTTGCGGATGGCGTTATATTCAACCAGTCCGACAAGAAAACAGCGGACAAGAGCTATGCGCTTATCCTCGCAGGGGACCGCGCAACAATGTGGATGGATTCGAAGGACGGCGAGACGCAGCCCGTGCGCGTTACGACAACGAAGGACAATACGGTGGATTTTCATGGAAATATGAATATCTATGGTAATACGGATGCGCGTGTCATAGGATCGACGGTCAATCTTGACCGGGCGAATGTCTCTGTCGGTGCGAAATTCGAGGCGATGGCAGTCAAGCAGGCGTCATATAATGGCAATGTCTTTTATGAGTCGGCAGATCAGTCCAATGTCTTGTCCGCGAATAATTTTACAGGGAACAGCGGTCAGTATGCCCTCTCGGGCGGCAAGGTTGATCTGAAGAACAGTGCGATTCATGGCAGTAAGATCGAGATTCGCGGCGAAAAAGACTATCAGACGACGGGCGATTTGCAGCGGGGGAATGCCATACAGGAGCAGCGTGCGGATACGGACAACACAGTCAGCCTCGATAATGTAACACTGACGCAGAACGGATATCGCGGGGACGAGTACGCGTGGTTCTATATCAACGGCGGTAAGACGGAGATCAAGAACGGCTCGACCATCGAGACCACGCAGACGGGCAATATCTCCGCCGCGCAGTATGTCAAGCGTACGCAAGTGAAGAGCGGGGAGAACAAGACCACGGAGTTTGACTGGCAAACGACGAAGGACAACGCACTGACCGTCAGCGGCGGGCGTCTTGCGGGGCATACCGGACAAAAGGATGATTCCCTCACGTTGATCGGATCGACCGTCGATCTGAACAATGGCGTTAAGATCGAGGCGGCAGGTCAGTTCAATGCGGGCGCTGTCCAGCGTATGTATGGCAGATCCGATCGCAACGATATTGCGACGGTGAAGGGGAATGCACTGCGCACGGATGGAGCTGACATCAAGGCGAACAGTATGTATATGGCGGGCGGCAATGTGCAGTTGAAGGACACCGTTGCCAATGTGACCGAGGATTCAGACATCGCGGCGATTAAGACGTGGACTGTGGTCGGTGAGCGCAATAACAAGACGGCGGATGTTGACAATGTACTTCACCTCGACAATACGAAGGTGACGTTGGACGGCGATCTCGTTATCGGCGGCGGAACCGTGAATCTCGTCAATGGGACGACGATCAAAGGTGATGAGTTGACCTTCGGTGCGGGGCATTCCCATGACGGTACGACCACGAGAGTTACAGCGGACAACAAGGTCAATCTCTGGAACTCGAAGATCGAGGGTCGTGATGTTGAGCTCCATGCGGGTGGTGCAGGCATCTGGAATAGCAGTACGATTGATGCAACTGAGAAGTTGAATGCAGACAATCCTGTTGTTCGTACGGACGGTTCCAACCTCTCCCTCCTCCGGGATGAAGCATCTCATGTACGGCTGAATGGCATCGAGGCAGCGGATGTGAAGGTTGTCACGACTGTCCCCGCCGTTCCTACCACTCCGAAGATTCCGGACGCAGCTGTTATGCCGATGCCTGCGCCGTCAGATGCCGGTTCTGCAAGTGATGCGGAGAACATGGCGACGGGCATGAACAAGGCGCGTGCAGTCCTCAACGCAAGCAAGAACTCTGTCGAGCGGCGTGAGAATATGGCGATTCAGATGCGTGAGCTGAGCCAAAACAGTCCGTCGGGACGTGCCTCCATCGGTGTTGTCATGGGCGCAATTCAGGCGATCAGTGATTCGGGTCTTGCAGAGGAGGAGCAGCGTGCTCTCATGCAGATCGTCATCAATGCGGACGACACGACAAACAGGGTGACAACAGAACAGGATAGAGCCACCGTTGTGACGACAGCGGATGCCGTCGAGGTTGCGGAGTACGCCGACGTGACGAATCCGTTCGATATGAGCGAGGCCGCCGAGGGCATTACCTTCTCGGATCAGGGATAACGACGGCGTGCGAATAAGCTGACATACGAGGCGGGGCAGCAGACGAAAATTTGTCGTCTGCTGTCCCGCTCTTTTGTGTCCGCAAAACAAAAAAGCCGCCCCTATGGGCGGCTCATACAGTCGAGTTGGTGGAGATGAGGAGAATCGAACTCCTGTCCGAAGATAATACTACATGGATTTCTCCGAGCGCAGTCTGTGTATTTTTTTAGGTGCGACGCCGCCCGCAGACAGGCTGTGACGTACCGATCACGATGGTGTTCCCGTGAGAGTTATCGTGCGATGGCTCTCAGGTATCCCGCAGTTGACCCCTGTATCCCTCCGTGCGGGAGGCAGATGGAAAGGGGCTGGCTTAAGCCGCCAGAGCGTAGTCTTCGTTTGCTTTTATGTTTAAATAAAAGTTTCACCTTACTAACGGGTTGATGACCCCCCGGCTCGCTGTCCACATACTACCCATCCCCGTCGAGACCATTACATCCCCGATAATGGAAGCTAATATGCTTAACGTTATAATAACAGATGTCCCGATTCGTGTCAAATCGTGTTTTTCCTTGCAAGATGGAAAAAATTTTAGTATCATGTAAATGTATGAGTCTATGTCAGTGTCCTGGGAGGATATGACTTGCAAAAAGAGAGAACGCTGGCTGCGCGTGTGGTCTACGATGGCATCGGGCTGCACTCGGGAAAGCCGGTACATATGGAACTCGCTCCGGCGGCGCCGGGGTCGGGCATACTGTTCGCGCGCTCCGATCTGCCCGAGGCTGTGCCCGTCCCTGCGACGGCGACACATGTGACGGCGACGCTGCGCGCAACAACGATCGGTGCGGGCTCGCTGAAGTTCTTTACGATTGAGCATCTGATGAGCGCCCTGCACGTGCATGGCGTGGACAACTGCCTCGTCCTGCTCGATGCGGAGGAGCCGCCCGTGGTGGACGGCAGTGCACGCACATTCTTCCGCCTGATTGCGGAGGCGGGCACGGTGGAGCAGGATGCAGAGCGGCGGGTGACGGTGATTGACCGCATCTATCGCGTAGACGACGGCAGTCACTTCATCATGGCTCTGCCCTATGACGGGCTGCGCGTCTCGTTCACGTCGCTGAACGATCATCCGCTGATCGGCGTGCAGTACTACGATCTCGAGGTCACGCCCGAGGCGTATGAGAAGGAGATTGCGCCCGCGCGGACGATCGCCTATGAGAAGGAGGTCGCAGCGTTGCAGGCGAACGGACTCGGTCTCGGCGGCTCGCTCGAGACGGTGATCGTCTACAACGATGAGGGATGGATGAATCCGCTGAACTTCCCGAACGAGCTCGTGCGGCATAAGATCCTCGATGTACTCGGGGATCTGCGCCTCGCGGGCATGATTCGCGGTCATATCATAGCAGTTGCGTCGGGGCACGCACTCAATACGGCGCTGGCGAAACAGATTGCAGAGGAGAGGGAATAGCATGACTTTGGACATCAATGAGATTCAGCAGATTCTGCCGCATCGCCCGCCGATGCTGCTTGTGGATCGGATCACGGAGCTTGTGCCGTTCAAATCGGCGACGGGCATCAAGTGTGTGACGATGAACGAGCCGTTCTTCCTCGGGCACTTCCCAGGACATCCGATCATGCCCGGCGTCCTTCTCCTCGAGGGGATGGCG
Encoded proteins:
- a CDS encoding 3'-5' exonuclease translates to MKHIVVDLEMNPVSKEHREVRRKLNGEIIEIGAVRLNENFEQEDEFQCYVCPEYGMVKKHITELTGITQEQVAGRPAFSESFHSFVAWIGEAETKIYSWSMSDIKQLRKECRLKLPAFDVGWLDARWVDLQQAFDDRLGLHNSLALKHALGAMGRRFEGSQHSALADAVNTSAVLALMQDDAKFRETMRPVLEILEPSEGLSDAIGDLFPDLEKLKNNL
- a CDS encoding ShlB/FhaC/HecB family hemolysin secretion/activation protein; the protein is MNMEAQTKRIAAALLAGGFCLYAASADAAVQEERNARGEIARSEADVRHSAEQNAPQMDLQRDHVRVSEIAVTGTLNLTPERVLSLLPELKQDEVNIRKLSMQIQTVNDTGALIFVTEFTPDGAGGYRVLVHADAQDNDHFRLNVSNTGTKYTGQVRSSLTYVNNNISGAADTLGVSVVTSPGHFSDVKTGAVAYRKLLPELGGELSVQASYGNVHIDDLQPYAGLLDMDLAGRSLGLDLHYRQFLTYTSRTKNTLDFGIGYHKMRSDYGFSFSGIPIGYRNDYRVILASIDYSHTERRENSSFGYNVGLAANVSGDEQAYANITPGSDEQFLLLRAGLNYQTRSKSDWITGVSLQGQYTGQHIISAEQIGAGGAMSVRGFDERAMSSDKGIVGKIEIYTPEVEKGLRFVAFTDYAWLWNNVNDRSVGFDHDAIGSIGLGVRYTNPRSRLSLAVDYAHIIKQANKVDLSVLRQNRRPWNFSASMSF
- a CDS encoding two-partner secretion domain-containing protein, which translates into the protein MNKRWKNLRRSTLTALITLALSSSAFAMPTGGVIEQGNVGVDIGNLAVVGDGATITTQTNSIINWQDFSIGAGQSLNFNTAAGALLNRVTSDKVSELLGTMTQTGVNPLFVVNPNGIHVGGSANIDAANLTLSTLEMSSGDFLNAARKSNYNLVQGSKGVKEVTVDNGARLGVGNTMNIYGSKVVVADGVIFNQSDKKTADKSYALILAGDRATMWMDSKDGETQPVRVTTTKDNTVDFHGNMNIYGNTDARVIGSTVNLDRANVSVGAKFEAMAVKQASYNGNVFYESADQSNVLSANNFTGNSGQYALSGGKVDLKNSAIHGSKIEIRGEKDYQTTGDLQRGNAIQEQRADTDNTVSLDNVTLTQNGYRGDEYAWFYINGGKTEIKNGSTIETTQTGNISAAQYVKRTQVKSGENKTTEFDWQTTKDNALTVSGGRLAGHTGQKDDSLTLIGSTVDLNNGVKIEAAGQFNAGAVQRMYGRSDRNDIATVKGNALRTDGADIKANSMYMAGGNVQLKDTVANVTEDSDIAAIKTWTVVGERNNKTADVDNVLHLDNTKVTLDGDLVIGGGTVNLVNGTTIKGDELTFGAGHSHDGTTTRVTADNKVNLWNSKIEGRDVELHAGGAGIWNSSTIDATEKLNADNPVVRTDGSNLSLLRDEASHVRLNGIEAADVKVVTTVPAVPTTPKIPDAAVMPMPAPSDAGSASDAENMATGMNKARAVLNASKNSVERRENMAIQMRELSQNSPSGRASIGVVMGAIQAISDSGLAEEEQRALMQIVINADDTTNRVTTEQDRATVVTTADAVEVAEYADVTNPFDMSEAAEGITFSDQG
- the lpxC gene encoding UDP-3-O-acyl-N-acetylglucosamine deacetylase translates to MQKERTLAARVVYDGIGLHSGKPVHMELAPAAPGSGILFARSDLPEAVPVPATATHVTATLRATTIGAGSLKFFTIEHLMSALHVHGVDNCLVLLDAEEPPVVDGSARTFFRLIAEAGTVEQDAERRVTVIDRIYRVDDGSHFIMALPYDGLRVSFTSLNDHPLIGVQYYDLEVTPEAYEKEIAPARTIAYEKEVAALQANGLGLGGSLETVIVYNDEGWMNPLNFPNELVRHKILDVLGDLRLAGMIRGHIIAVASGHALNTALAKQIAEERE
- a CDS encoding MFS transporter; translated protein: MNWKVVLVLLTCNVLFMSASYTMIIPFLPMYLTSELGVDDATVNLWSGVAFSVTFFVSAVMAPIWGRIADRKGKRLMAMRASLLISLSYFLGGIVTSPEQLVLVRIFQGFASGLWPMDLAIMTLYAPRERLGFSLGIMQGTLTAGGVVGPLLGGVLAEAFGMRASFYIGGLALFINFLAFTFIIKEPPMPQDATPLTREEQNPWHLWRIPILRTMMIVSTLAQMVTFILMPVITTYIKYLAGDMENIVLVAGVVFSLGGIAGAMSAPLWGIFGTRRSYFVAMCLAMSCAGTMLALQGIPKTLLPFAAMQFGVGLFLAGIQPSLNAVIAQHTPAQLKGSVFGMLFAAQQVGGVTGPLLGGVVATYLGMHYLFPTAGSILLVLAVFVWWRYIMRGHAPA